GCGCCTTTCCAGTGATCCGTGACCTTGTGGTAGATCGCAGTGTCCTCGACCGGATCACGATGGCGGGAGGATTTGCTTCCGTTGATACCGGTCTGGCTCCTGATGCGGACGCGATTCCGATTCGTCATCAAGATGCCGAAGGTGCACTTGACCTGGCCGCGTGTATCGGCTGCGGCGCGTGTGTTGCGGCGTGTCCGAACGGCTCAGCCGCGTTGTATGCGGGTGCACGGATGGGTCACCTGGCAGCGTTGAACATTCCGGGGTTGGAGCGGGCAGAGCGTGCCCGGCGCATGAATGAGGCGATGGATCAGTACTTTGGCTCGTGTTCTGGCTACGGCGAATGCATCAGAGTGTGTCCTGCGAATATTCCTTTCGACGTTGTTGCCGTTGCCTCACATGAACGTCTCAGGGCACTATGGTCGAGGTGGCCTCAGCCTCGCTAAAGCACCACTACTATAGACATTGAGATGAGATGCCCGACGATGGGCTGACATGAACGGAGGATATTGTGGGAAATCGGTCCGAAGAAGATCTTTTGGGAAGTCGCGACGTTCCGCAGGAAGCCTACTGGGGTATCCACTCCTTGCGCGCGCAGGAAAACTACCAGATTTCCGGTAGGACGATCAATGAAGTGCCTGAGCTGATTCGGGCATTCGCTCAGGTCAAGAAAGCCGCCGCGCTGGCGAATAAGGATTTGCGAGTGCTCAAGCCCGCCACGGCAGATGCAATTGTGCAGGCCTGCGATGCCATCATCGACGAGGGCGCGTGCCTCGACCAGTTCCCGATCGACCAGTTCCAGGGTGGTGCGGGCACATCGGTGAATATGAACGCCAACGAGGTGATCGCCAATCTCGCTCTCGAGATGACCGGTCAGGAGCGAGGGCGCTATGATCTGATTAATCCCAACGACGATGTCAACCACTCCCAGTCCACCAACGACACGTATCCCACAGCTTTTCGACTGGCCGCCTACGAGAAGGTCGACCAGCTGCGGCACGCCGTGAATGATCTGGCCGACGCGTTTGAGCGCCTCGGTGCCCGCTATCAGCATGTCCTCACTATGGGGCGCACACAGTTGCAGGATGCCGTCCCCATGACGATTGGTCAGGAAATGACCGCGTTCGGCGTGACTTTGCGTGAAGAGGACCCACGTCTGGTCAACGTAGCCAACCTGCTTCTGGAAACAAACCTGGGCGCCACTGCGATTGGCACTGGGCTCAATACGCCTCCGGGCTACCAGAAGGCAGTGGTCGCTCATCTGCGTGAGATCACGGGCCTGGACGTGACAGCCTCCGAAGACTTGATCGAAGCGACATCGGATGCCGGGGCGTATATCTCCATGCATGCCACGATGAAGCGCACCGCTGGCAAGCTGTCCAAGATCTGCAACGACCTGCGTCTGCTCTCATCGGGTCCGCGAGCCGGCTTGAACGAGATCAACCTTCCGCAAAGGGCTGCCGGATCCTCAATCATGCCCGCGAAGGTCAACCCGGTGATACCCGAGGTGGTCAACCAAGTCTGCTTCAAAGTCATCGGCAACGATGTGACGGTCACGATGGCAGCCGAGGCCGGCCAGCTTCAGCTCAACGTCATG
The sequence above is a segment of the Schaalia radingae genome. Coding sequences within it:
- a CDS encoding succinate dehydrogenase/fumarate reductase iron-sulfur subunit, yielding MKLIVDVWRQKAPEAVGTFHSYELDGCDERMSILELLDHLNRNLSSRGVEPVAFDSDCREGICGACGIQVDGRPHGFSENLPACMQRVGAHADGTHVRLEPLRSGAFPVIRDLVVDRSVLDRITMAGGFASVDTGLAPDADAIPIRHQDAEGALDLAACIGCGACVAACPNGSAALYAGARMGHLAALNIPGLERAERARRMNEAMDQYFGSCSGYGECIRVCPANIPFDVVAVASHERLRALWSRWPQPR
- the aspA gene encoding aspartate ammonia-lyase; this translates as MVGNRSEEDLLGSRDVPQEAYWGIHSLRAQENYQISGRTINEVPELIRAFAQVKKAAALANKDLRVLKPATADAIVQACDAIIDEGACLDQFPIDQFQGGAGTSVNMNANEVIANLALEMTGQERGRYDLINPNDDVNHSQSTNDTYPTAFRLAAYEKVDQLRHAVNDLADAFERLGARYQHVLTMGRTQLQDAVPMTIGQEMTAFGVTLREEDPRLVNVANLLLETNLGATAIGTGLNTPPGYQKAVVAHLREITGLDVTASEDLIEATSDAGAYISMHATMKRTAGKLSKICNDLRLLSSGPRAGLNEINLPQRAAGSSIMPAKVNPVIPEVVNQVCFKVIGNDVTVTMAAEAGQLQLNVMEPVIAQCMFESATLLTHACDTLREKCVDGITVNEENCRNMVMNSIGIVTYFNDVIGHHAGDVVGKRAAAENKNVGDLIVEMGFLSQEQVDEILSPENLANPQYRGAKISDDPETPKQASSKH